Within the Gloeobacter kilaueensis JS1 genome, the region GACGTTACCCCAGTGGTGTATGCGGTAACCCAGTACCGTTACAGCCTAACGAGAAGTGCTGAAAGCCCACTACTGGCTGGCTGTCGAACTTGCTCCCAGCCTTACGATGGGGGCAGATCTATGCAAATTAGCATAGATTAATGGCTGAAAAAAATATAGAGCAGCGGCTCAACTTTTTATCGCCTTCGAGCTGATTGGCAATGCCTTTTGCTGCTTTGCAAAGCAGCAAGTTTTTCACTGGGCGAGTTTGGGGGTGCGCTTGTGCCAGTCGGTGGCCTGCTCGTAGGCGTAGGCGGCGCGCAGGAGCTTGCTCTCTTCGAGGGCACCTGCCATGATCTGCAGGCCGATCGGTAGCCCCTTGCTGTCGAAGCCGCAGGGAACGCTCGCCCCGGCCACCCCGCCGAGGTTGAGCGGGATCGTGCAGATGTCCGAGAGGTACATGCTGAGCGGGTCGTTAACTTTGTCGCCGAAGGCGAAGGCGGTGCTGGGGGAAGTGGGACCGACCAGCACATCGACCTGGGCAAAGGCGTCGAGAAAGTCCTGCTTGATGAGCGTGCGCACCTTCTGGGCCTTGAGATAAAAGGCGTCGTAGTAACCGGCAGAAAGCGCGTAGGTGCCCAGCATGATCCGGCGCTTGACCTCGTTGCCGAAGCCCTCGTCGCGGGTGCGGCCATACATCGGCACCAGGGCGTCGGCCTCGCGGTCGCGCAGGCCGTACTTGACCCCGTCGTAGCGGGCGAGGTTGGCGGACGCCTCGGAGGTAGCGATGATGTAATAGGTCGAAAGGCCGTGCCGGAAGCGCGGGCAACTGATTTCTTGAATCTGGGCTCCCAGATCCCGCAGCGTCTCGATCGCCTCGAAGACGGCGTCCGCCACATCCGGATCGAGGCCGTCGCCAAAAAATTCTTTGACAAAGCCCACTTTAAAGCCTTTGAGGCCGCCTTTGAGCGCCCGGCGGTAGTCGGGCACCTCGACTTTGAGGCTGGTCGAATCGAGCGGGTCGTGACCGGCGATCGCCTGGAGCACCAGGGCCGTGTCCTCGACCGTGCGCGCAAAAGGACCGATCTGATCGAGCGAGGAGGCAAAGGCGACCAGGCCGTAGCGGGAGACCAGGCCGTAGGTGGGCTTGAGGCCAATCACGCCGCAGAAGGAGGCGGGCTGGCGAATCGAGCCGCCAGTGTCGGAGCCTAAGGAGGCCACCACCTGGGAAGCGGCCACCGCCACAGCCGAGCCGCCGGAGGAGCCACCCGGCACCCGGCTTAGATCCCAGGGGTTGCGGCTCGGGCCGTAGGCCGAATTTTCGGTGGAAGAGCCCATCGCAAATTCGTCGAGGTTGGTCTTGCCGATGATCACCGCTCCCTGGGCTTCGAGGCGGCGGGTGACCGTCGATTCGTAGGGAGGCTGGTAATTTTCGAGAATTTTGGAGCCGCAGGTGGTCGGGATGCCGGTCATGCAGAGGTTGTCCTTGACCGCCACCGGCACACCCGCCAGTAGCCCGACCTCCTCGCCACGGGCTATCCTGGCATCGACGGCCTCGGCCTGGGCGAGGGCCCGCTCGGGGGTAAAGCGCAAAAAAGCCTTTACCTTTGTGTCGAGTTGTTCGGCCTGCTGCAGGTATTGCCGGGTCAGTTCGACCGCCGAGCGCTCCTTGCCCGTCACCTGTGCCCGCAATTCAGCAATCGTGGCCATCTGTCTTTCTCACCGAGGTGGGTTGCTCTCTGGACCGGAGTCCATCGTATCGAACTTCACACCGGTTCTGGAGCGTGCGACACCAAAAGCGCCGAGGGAATTCGTAGTATTGTTAAGCAATTGCCAGCGCGCACGACACACTGCCCGGTTTTTGTGAGGTAGATGATGGTCCAAGAAAAATTACCCCCCACGCGCTTTGCGCTCGATCGCCAGGAAGCTTTGATTCTTTATCGCGACATGATCCTCGGTCGCACCTTCGAGGATACCTGTGCCCGGATGTACTACCGGGGCAAGATGTTTGGCTTTGTTCATCTTTATAACGGTCAGGAAGCGGTTTCGACCGGTGTGATCAAGTCGATGCGGTCCGACGACTACGTTTGCAGCACCTACCGCGACCACGTCCACGCCCTTTCGACGGGACTGACGCCCCGCTCGGTGATGGCGGAACTGTTCGGCAAGGCGACCGGTTGCTCGAAGGGCCGGGGCGGCTCGATGCACCTGTTTTCGGCGGAGCACAACTTTTTGGGCGGCTACGCCTTTGTCGCCGAGGGGATTCCGGTAGCGACCGGCGCGGCCTTTGCCGCCAAGTACCGGGGCACCGACCAGGTGACCGCCTGTTTTTTTGGCGACGGAGCCAGCAACAACGGCCAGTTCTTTGAATGCCTGAACATGGCGGCGCTCTGGAATCTGCCCATCCTCTACGTCGTCGAGAACAACCTCTGGTCGATCGGCATGTACCACCCCCGCGCCTCCTCGATCACCGATATCTACCGCAAGGCCGACGCCTTCGGCATTCCGGGGGTGCGGGTAGACGGAATGGACGTGCTCGCCGTGCGCGATGTGGCCAAAGAGGCGATCCAGCGCGCCCGCGCCGGCGAAGGGCCGACGCTCATCGAATGCACCACCTACCGCTTCCGGGGCCACTCCCTCGCCGATCCGGACGAGTTGCGCGATCCAGCCGAAAAAGAGTTCTGGCGTCAGCAAGACCCGATCCCGCGCCTCGCCGCCTTTATCGCCGAGCAGGGCTTCGCCGGTCCCGACGAATTGAAGCTCATCGATCAGGAGATCCGATCCGAGGTCGAGGAGGCGGTCGTCTTTGCCGAGGAGTCGCCGGAGCCGCCGGTGGACGAGCTGTATCGCTTTCAGTTTGCAGAGGACGAGTAACTTCGATGGCAGTCAAACTTTTTTTTGAAGCCCTCCACGACGCGCTCCAGGAGGAGATGCGCCGCGACCCCAATGTTTATGTGCTGGGCGAGGATGTCGGCCACTACGGCGGCTCCTACAAAGTCACCAAAGACCTGCACAAAGAATTTGGCGACCTGCGTTTGCTCGACACGCCCATCTGTGAGAACGCCTTTACTGGTATGGCGGTCGGTTCGGCGATGTGCGGTCTTAGGCCCGTGATCGAGGGGATGAACATGGGCTTTTTGCTTCTGGCCTTCAACCAGATCGCCAACAACGGCGGCATGTTGCGCTACACCAGCGGCGGCCAGTTCAAGATCCCGATCGTCGTGCGCGGTCCGGGCGGCGTCGGGCGGCAGTTGGGAGCCGAGCACTCCCAGCGGCTCGAAGGTTACTTCAACAACGTTCCTGGCCTCAAGATCGTCCACACCTCGACCGTCTACAACGCCAAGGGCTTATTAAAATCGGCGATCCGCGACGACAACCCGGTGATGTTCTTCGAGCACGTGCTTCTGTACAACCTCAAAGAAGAGATCCCCGACGAGGAGTACCTCCTGCCCCTCGACAAAGCGGAGATCGTCCGTCCGGGCCGGGATGTGACGATTCTTACCTATGGCCGGATGCGCCACCACTGCACCCAGGCGCTGGGAGCTTTGATCGAGAGCGACATCGACCCTGAAATTATCGACCTCATCTCACTCAAGCCCCTCGATCTAGAGACGATCGGCGCATCGGTCAAAAAGACCCACCGGGTCGTGATCGTCGAGGAGGACATGAAGTCCGGCGGCGTCGGCGCTGAGATCGTCGCCTCGATCGACGAGCACTTTTTTGACTACCTCGATGCGCCGGTGGTGCGCCTCGCCTCCAAGGACGTGCCGGTGCCCTACAACGGTCGGATGGAAGCGGCGGTGATCCCCCAGCCGGAGGACATCGTGCGCACCGTCGAGAACCTGCTCAGCCTGCAACCGGCTTAAGGCGCTCAGCGGGTCGTCTCCGGAATCCGCAGGGACTTGAGAAATTCGACTATCGCCCGGCGGTCGGCTTCGCTCAGGGCGATAAAGCGCCTGCGGCTGGCGGTCGCCTCGCCGCCGTGGGCGGCAATGGCGTCGCTGAGGGTGGTGGCCCGTCCGTCGTGCAGCCAGGGTCCGGTGTCGCCCACCCCCCAGAGGGGCGGGGTGCGAAACTGCCTGCCCGGAATATACTCGCCGCCGGTACTCAAAGTGGGGATCTCCTCCGCCAGAGTGGGGCCGAGGTCGTGGCGCTTGAGGTCGCTAAAAAGCGGCACGACCAGTTCGCCATTTTTTTTGCGGCGCAACTGGGGCACCGCCGCGCTCGGGTTGCCCCGGTGATCGGTAAGATCCCTTGCAAAGCCGCGATCCGGGTAAAACGGATCTTCGATCTTGTAGAGCGAATCGGCGAGGGGGAGGGCCGGAACGTGGCAGGTGGCACACCCGGCAGTGCCGAAGAGCCGTTCGCCCCGCGCTATGGCCTCCTCGTTCAGTTCCGCCGTATCCTGCTGGGGCACGCGCAGGAAGGCCACGTAGAGCACGATTGCCGAGACGTTGCCGGCGCTCAGTTCGTCTTTGACGCCGTCGCCGTCGTTGTCTACGCCCCTGCCTGCGACTTCGCTGGGCTCCATGCCAAAGTGAAAATCCGCCGCCTCCAGGGTCATCGCCCGAATCGAATGGCTGTGCCCCTTCCAGCCAAAGGGCCGCACCGTGAGGTCGCGATCGACGCCTGCGACCTGACGCCCATCGATCTGGCCGTTGGGCCGGGCGGTGAGCCGGCCAAAAAAGACGCCCTTGGCAACCAGCGGCACGCTCTGGGGCCGACCGGTCGCTTTTGCAGCGGCGAGGGCACGCTTGCGCTCTTCGCGCAATTCGGCGCTCATCTCGCGGGCCAATAGCTCGATATAACCGCTGCCGAAGGAGGAGGGCGGGTTGCGGAAGGTGCCCCGGCTCGCTGCCCCCGGCGAGACGCCTGAGAGTTTGAAGGCGGTGGCGACGAAGCCCCCGGCCCCGCCGTCGGAGTCGGCCTTCGACTGCAGGCTCGCACTCAGGCCGGTGTTGTTGTGGCATTCGAGGCAGGACTGCGAGTCGAGCCCCCGGAAGCGAAAGAAGGGACTGCCGGGCCGCAGGTGGGCGCGCCTTGGATCGCCGTGGCCGTCGAGGCGATTGAAGGGAGCCTGAAAGAGGCTTGAGCCCCGCGCAAACAACTGGGCAAAGGTGTAGCGCCCGGCGTCTACCTTGTCTTGATCGGTGTCGATGTCGGGGGCAATCGCCGGTTGATCGCCGTAGTCGAGGCCACCGGCCAGACTGTGCCCGGCGACGGCAAGGGTGCCCAGCAGGAGGAGGGCGGCGAGGGGCGGGGCAATGTTTTGCTTTGGCATCTTGGTGTGTGACAGCAATCAGAAGGTGAATACCGCCCGCAGCGCCGCGTTGATAAACAGCGGATTGACCGCGACGCTGTGGGGGGCAAAGATGAACTGCAGATCCGGGGTGACGCTCAGGCGCTCATCGATGGCAAGTCGCCAGAACAGCTCGACATCGGTCTCGCTGCCGCTGTCGGCGGTGAGCGGTGTGGCGGTACCGGCGGCGGGACTGGTAGAACCGAGCGCCCGGCTCGGATCGATGCTGCCGGTGGCGCTGAAGACGTGGGTGGGCTGGCCCACGGCGAGGCCCAGGGCGTTTTTCGGCCCACCCAGACCGGCAAAGACAGCGCCCAACTGCCACATGCTGCTCGCCGCCGTGCCGCTGCCGCCCAAAAGGCCGTTGTCGCCCAGATTGGTGTTGGCGGTGGCGTAGCGGGCAAAAAGGCCGAGTCCAGGGGAGGCGGCCCACTCGGCGTTGAAGGCAAAGACACTGGTCGCAGCGTTGCCCACGAGCGGCACGTCCTCGGGCTGGATCACCGCGTTGGCCGGGTCGATGCCCACAAAAAAGAGCGGCACCGTGTAACGGCTGTACTGCAGCCGCACCGCCAGGTTGGGGGCAGGCTGGATCTCCAGTTCACCGACGATCTGGTTGAGATCGCCCGTCACCCCACCCCGGCCAAAGCTGCGGGCAAGGCCGCCCTCGCCCGCGTTGTAGACGGCCCGAAGAGCCACCGCCGGGCTGATTTGCCAGTCGAAGCCAAAGCCGGGGCTGGTTTCAAGAATTGGGTTCTGGCCGGGAGTGTTGCCCACCACGCCCAACAGGAGCCGGTTGCGGGTAAAAAATGTCGAGGAAAAGTCGGTGAGATCGTTGCCTGCGAAGCTGTTGCGATCGACGATATCGCGCGGGTCGAGGGCCGGGCCAACGTAGTAGCGAAAGTTGGGGCCAAAGGCGGTGCTGCTGTACTGGATCTTGTCGAAGTCGAGCAGCATGCGGCCCTTAAAATCTCCCGCATCGCCGCCGTAGGAGAGGCCGCCGAAGTAGTAGGTGGCGAAGGCCGGGTCGGTGCCCGCCACCCCTCCCAGCCGCACCTGCAATAGGTCGTCGCCGGTGAAGCTGGTGAGCAGGTTCAGACGGGTGCGGGCAATAAAAGTGACGTTGTTGACATTGCCGGGAATATTGTTTTCCTGGTGGGTGAGGCCGCCGATCACCCCGATGCTGCCGTCGCTGCTCGCCGCCACGATGTTCGGGTTGTGCTGGGCGGCCTGGGCGTCGGCCACCGAGAACGCCCCCAACAGAAGCCGCGCCCCGCCTGTCGAACCGTTCGCCGCCCCCGCCGCAAAGATCGTTCCCCCGGCGTTGCCGCCGTTGACCGCCATCACGATGTTGCCGGCGAGTTTGGCGGTGATCGAAAATTGCTCGCCTTCCAGGCGCTTTGCCTGGTTTTCGAGCGAACGCACCCGGCCTTTGAGCACGCTCAATTCGGTCGCAAAGCTCAGGCGCAACTGTTCGAGGGTGTTGAATTCCTCGCGGCTCACCCGCTCGCTTTTGCTCTCGGCCACCAGCTCATCGACCTGCTGCAAAAAGGCGCGCAGGCCAAGGGCAAATTCGTAGCGGCTGAGAGGACGGCTCCCGCCGAAGCGGCCATCCGCTTCGCCCTTGAGGATCGGGTGGTGGGCGCTGAGGTTTTGGACGGCCCGGTACGCCCAGTGCTCCGGCGGCACGTCGTCGAGGTCGTTCACCGCCGCCTGGGCCACCGCCTCGCCGCCGAGTTCCGCCCTCGCCGCCGCTTCCTCCGAAGGGCGGCCCTCGATCGCATCGAGGCTGAGCACGGGCAATTCTTCCTCTGCCCGCAGCGCCGTAGCACTCAGCCCGAGAGCCAACAATCCGTAGAGCAGGACGTGGGGCAGTGTTTTCATGACTTCAAAAGCGCAGAATGCCGACGACGCTGCCGACGGTGAGCAGTGGGTTGGTGTAGACGTTGCCCGGCTGGGAAATCAGTTGCAAGTCGGGCTTGATCGTGATCCGGTCGCTGAGGGCGTACTGATAAAAAAGCTCGAAGTTGGTCTGGGTGCCGGTATCAGCGAGCAGGCCCGCCCCAGGAGCGTAAATGTGAATCGGCTGGCCGATGGCGACGCCGATGCGGTCGGCGACGCTGCCAAAGACCCGGCCAATCACCAGCGCCGTTGACCAGCTGCTGATGCGGGCGTCGCCCGCCTGGCCGCCGTTGGTGACGAGGCCATAGCCCAGCCTGCCGTTGATGCCCACGTCGTTGCTGATCTGCCAATCGACGCTCAAAGCGAGGGCGTTGGCGACGCCGGGAGCACCGCCGGTAATCAGATTGGCAAAGGTCTCGGGCACCTCGTCGAGCACCGTGCCCGTTGCGCCAAAGCCGCCGTTGCGGCTCGCCCGGTTGTAGAGCAACTGCAGCGTCAGGTTGTCGGCGGGGCGAAATTCGACTTCGGCGAGAAACTGGTTGTCGCCGCCAAAAAGTCCCCCGGCGAAGGGTCCGCCCTCCGCCCGGTTCTGTCCGCCTTTGAGGGCCATGTAGGCGGCGCGCACGCTTAGGGATTCCGAGGCGTACCAGTCGAGGGCTGCCCCCGAACCTTTCTCCTCGCCGCGCGGCAAAAATTCGAGGGGGTTGCTCTGGAAGCTGTGGCGCAGGAAGGCCGTCGCGTTGATGTCGGCGATCGCACTGCGGCCAATAAATTCACGCGGTTCGAGGCGGGGACCGACGATGAGGCGCACATCCCCTGAGCCAATCGGGAAGTTGTAATAAAATTCGTCGATCGCCACCCGAGCGAGCACACTCGGGGTCGGATTGCCCGGCTCACCGCTCAAGTCGGTGTTAGAACCGGCGAAGTTGAAGATCCGGCCACCGCCGTAGGCGCTGGTGGCCGAGCTGCCCGCCTCGCCGCGAATCAAAATTTCCAGTAAATCGCGGCCCGTAAAGCTGGCGGTGAGTTTGAAGTCGGTGCGCACGGCGAGCGACAGCGGCACCTGGCCACTGCTACGGCGGGCGGCGGTGCTGCCGTCCTCGCTGCCGTAGTCGGGATTGTCGAGGCCGTACTCCTCCTCGAAGGCACCGCTGCGGTTGAGGGGCGTGGGCGAGAGATCCCGCGCCGCCGTACCGGCGGAAAGACCGACGTAGACCGCCCCGCTCATCTTGACGATGGGCGAGAACGACTCGGCCTGCAGTCGGGCGATGCGCGTCTCGAGCGCTTCGATGCGCCCTTCCATCGAGGCGAGCATGGGCCGGTACTCCTGCTGCAGGCGGCTTACCGCCTCCAGATCGGCGCGGGTTACCTCCTTGCCGCCGCTCAGCTCGCCGTTCATTCGGCCCAGTACCTGATTGAGGCCGACCGCAAACTCGTAGCGGGTGAGCGGCTCATGGCTGTCGAAGGCCCGCTCAAGATCGGCGTTGTCCGCCCGGTAGGTCTCGATGAGATGCTGCAGCGCGCCGTAGGCCCACTGGCCCGGCTGCACGTCCTGCAGACTGTCCGCCGCCGGAACCGTCTGGGCACCTGCTGCCGCCTGGTTGACCGCCACCAGCAAAGCGGCCATCGCTGCGCACACGCTCGACTTCACCACTGCATCAGAGAGGATCGAGAACGGACTACCTATAGCACCCTGAAAGCTTAATAGCAATGACTCTCAACAGGGAATCACGCTTAAGTAGCAGCCGAAGAGTCCGGAACGTGTGCAGGACACGAAGAGCAGCGATCGGTGGATCCTTGAAGTTCGCCCTGCGCTGACATCCGATCCCTACAGGTTTGCTAACGGATCCCAGACTATTGCAAATAAATGCGATTTAGTCCTATGCTGATGCTCAGCAATTTTCACGACGAAGAGCGAGCGATGAAGGGTGCGTGGATAGGTGGGTTTGCTCTGGCTCTGCTCCTGGCGGGCGGGGCAATCGGTGCTGAGGACAAAGGCAGTGCTGCGGAGCGCCAGGCCGTCGAGACGCTGGTGGCCGCCTACAGCACTGCGGCCTCAGCCGCAGCCGACGGTGACTTCGAGCAGGCGCGCGAGGCGTTTCAAAACGCCCAGGCTCTGCGCGATTTTCACCGCGACAAGATCATGGCGAGCAGCCTGGTGGCGGCCCGCGAGATGACCGAGGCCGACACCACCGCCGAGCGCGTCCTCGCCTCCCTCACCCATCCAAATACCAGCGTCGCCAACCTCTTCGATCTGATGCAGCGCAAGATGGAAGCGGTCTACGCCACGCTCCCCAGCCCCCCTGCCACCAGTTCGACGGAGGCGATCAAGCAGGTGCGCCAGCAGTTCGACGCCGCCCTCATCGAACTCAACGAGCGCGAGTTTCCCCAGGCGCTCGAATTTGTCGAGCGCGGTGCCTCCGCCCTCGAGGCCAACCACAGTCTGCTGGGCGATGCCGACTATACAAGGCTCAACACCTCAGTCGAAGCGGCGCGCAGCGCCCTTAAAAATCAGCAGTTTCGAGCCGCCCGCCGGGCGCTCGACGAGATCCTCGCTGCCCTCAACAAGTAGCGGCGGGAACCAATCGCCGCCGGCCACGTCCGGCACTGATAAGCTGGGGCGAGAGAGCCTGCGGCCAGCTGTCCTTCCAGAAAGCCGCCGGAAGCAAAATCCAAACCTTTCCTTCGCATTGACCGATATTTCCCCAAATTGGGATTTAATAGGACTGTTCACGGTCTCCTCGTTGCGCTTACTCGTTGTCGCTCACTGTGCGCTGTCGATGCGAGCTTTTCGATGAATGGCGGCACCCATGTAGCCATTGCCAACCTGAGTTATCTGACTTTGGGCCTGGTGGCCCAGAGCCAGACGGGCATGGATTTGCCGGTCGATTGGACCCATGTGGCGGTGGTCTCGCTGTCGGGGGTATTCGCTGACATCGATTGCCCGACCGCCTGGCTCGGGCTGCAGATCCCGCTTTTAGGACGTTTGCTGGAGCGCGCTTTGGGCCGGCGCGGCTGGACGCACACGTTCTGGGCGGCTCTGGCGTTCAGTCTGCCGTGGTCGCTCATCGACCGGAGCCTTGCCCTCGCCGCCCTGGCAGGCTATCTTTCACATCTTTTGGGAGACAGTTTGACCTGGCCGGGGCTGTTGCCCTGGCGGCCTCTGCGCCTGCCCTTTGGCATTGTTCTCTTTCGCAACGGCAGTTTTTGGGATGTCGTGATCGGGATGAGCGCGATTATTGGCAGCTGGATCTGCCTGGTGCATCGGGTCGGCTCCGCCGCCGCCCGCGCTATTCAAGATCCGCTGACCTGGGGGATGATTCTGCTGTTGGTGGCGCTGTTGCCCGGCTGGCTGCTCTCGACGACGATTCGCCGCATCTAGTGCCCCTATCTGGTGCAGGCTTGCAAGCGAAACCGTGGATATAAACCTGAGTATAGTTGACACAATCAGCAGCTAGAATTCCCGGCCCATGGGCAACGGACCATTCGCCCCGCTGATAATAGCGATCAGGTCAACAAACGCTAACAAGGAAAATTCGCAAAACATTCTTCATGATCGAAGCTGGTTTTTTTTGCTACTGTTATGATTGTATTCCTCATTCTGAAATCCTCCTGCTTCCAGTATGCCTGCTTCGATCGTGTTTTTCTGTCCTGCTGACCAGAGTGCTCCCGACCAGTATCGGCAGTCCTGGTCGAGGTTCTTGTTTTTCACTGGTGGCGACGCTGCCGTTGCGTGCGCGCTCACGTCTACAGACGAGCAGACCTGAGCGTTTCTGCATGTAGCCTGTACCGGCGGCCTATAGAAATTCAGGCCGGTGCGTCGGGAACTTGAACAGGTCACAACCTCAGCGGAGGATGTGCCTGGCCATCAGATTGCGGTCTACTTCCCTTTCCCCCATTTTGAGGAGTCCTGAAATGCAGTTTCCCCCTATTGACAGCGACAACGCCCGAGTTGCGATCATCTGCGATCATCCTGTAACGGCCTACGCCCTCAAGCGGCTGATCAAAGAAAACACTCCCCTGTCGCTGGCGA harbors:
- the gatA gene encoding Asp-tRNA(Asn)/Glu-tRNA(Gln) amidotransferase subunit GatA; translation: MATIAELRAQVTGKERSAVELTRQYLQQAEQLDTKVKAFLRFTPERALAQAEAVDARIARGEEVGLLAGVPVAVKDNLCMTGIPTTCGSKILENYQPPYESTVTRRLEAQGAVIIGKTNLDEFAMGSSTENSAYGPSRNPWDLSRVPGGSSGGSAVAVAASQVVASLGSDTGGSIRQPASFCGVIGLKPTYGLVSRYGLVAFASSLDQIGPFARTVEDTALVLQAIAGHDPLDSTSLKVEVPDYRRALKGGLKGFKVGFVKEFFGDGLDPDVADAVFEAIETLRDLGAQIQEISCPRFRHGLSTYYIIATSEASANLARYDGVKYGLRDREADALVPMYGRTRDEGFGNEVKRRIMLGTYALSAGYYDAFYLKAQKVRTLIKQDFLDAFAQVDVLVGPTSPSTAFAFGDKVNDPLSMYLSDICTIPLNLGGVAGASVPCGFDSKGLPIGLQIMAGALEESKLLRAAYAYEQATDWHKRTPKLAQ
- a CDS encoding pyruvate dehydrogenase complex E1 component subunit beta; the protein is MAVKLFFEALHDALQEEMRRDPNVYVLGEDVGHYGGSYKVTKDLHKEFGDLRLLDTPICENAFTGMAVGSAMCGLRPVIEGMNMGFLLLAFNQIANNGGMLRYTSGGQFKIPIVVRGPGGVGRQLGAEHSQRLEGYFNNVPGLKIVHTSTVYNAKGLLKSAIRDDNPVMFFEHVLLYNLKEEIPDEEYLLPLDKAEIVRPGRDVTILTYGRMRHHCTQALGALIESDIDPEIIDLISLKPLDLETIGASVKKTHRVVIVEEDMKSGGVGAEIVASIDEHFFDYLDAPVVRLASKDVPVPYNGRMEAAVIPQPEDIVRTVENLLSLQPA
- the pdhA gene encoding pyruvate dehydrogenase (acetyl-transferring) E1 component subunit alpha, with the translated sequence MVQEKLPPTRFALDRQEALILYRDMILGRTFEDTCARMYYRGKMFGFVHLYNGQEAVSTGVIKSMRSDDYVCSTYRDHVHALSTGLTPRSVMAELFGKATGCSKGRGGSMHLFSAEHNFLGGYAFVAEGIPVATGAAFAAKYRGTDQVTACFFGDGASNNGQFFECLNMAALWNLPILYVVENNLWSIGMYHPRASSITDIYRKADAFGIPGVRVDGMDVLAVRDVAKEAIQRARAGEGPTLIECTTYRFRGHSLADPDELRDPAEKEFWRQQDPIPRLAAFIAEQGFAGPDELKLIDQEIRSEVEEAVVFAEESPEPPVDELYRFQFAEDE
- a CDS encoding iron uptake porin, producing the protein MKSSVCAAMAALLVAVNQAAAGAQTVPAADSLQDVQPGQWAYGALQHLIETYRADNADLERAFDSHEPLTRYEFAVGLNQVLGRMNGELSGGKEVTRADLEAVSRLQQEYRPMLASMEGRIEALETRIARLQAESFSPIVKMSGAVYVGLSAGTAARDLSPTPLNRSGAFEEEYGLDNPDYGSEDGSTAARRSSGQVPLSLAVRTDFKLTASFTGRDLLEILIRGEAGSSATSAYGGGRIFNFAGSNTDLSGEPGNPTPSVLARVAIDEFYYNFPIGSGDVRLIVGPRLEPREFIGRSAIADINATAFLRHSFQSNPLEFLPRGEEKGSGAALDWYASESLSVRAAYMALKGGQNRAEGGPFAGGLFGGDNQFLAEVEFRPADNLTLQLLYNRASRNGGFGATGTVLDEVPETFANLITGGAPGVANALALSVDWQISNDVGINGRLGYGLVTNGGQAGDARISSWSTALVIGRVFGSVADRIGVAIGQPIHIYAPGAGLLADTGTQTNFELFYQYALSDRITIKPDLQLISQPGNVYTNPLLTVGSVVGILRF
- a CDS encoding metal-dependent hydrolase; translation: MNGGTHVAIANLSYLTLGLVAQSQTGMDLPVDWTHVAVVSLSGVFADIDCPTAWLGLQIPLLGRLLERALGRRGWTHTFWAALAFSLPWSLIDRSLALAALAGYLSHLLGDSLTWPGLLPWRPLRLPFGIVLFRNGSFWDVVIGMSAIIGSWICLVHRVGSAAARAIQDPLTWGMILLLVALLPGWLLSTTIRRI
- a CDS encoding iron uptake porin; this encodes MKTLPHVLLYGLLALGLSATALRAEEELPVLSLDAIEGRPSEEAAARAELGGEAVAQAAVNDLDDVPPEHWAYRAVQNLSAHHPILKGEADGRFGGSRPLSRYEFALGLRAFLQQVDELVAESKSERVSREEFNTLEQLRLSFATELSVLKGRVRSLENQAKRLEGEQFSITAKLAGNIVMAVNGGNAGGTIFAAGAANGSTGGARLLLGAFSVADAQAAQHNPNIVAASSDGSIGVIGGLTHQENNIPGNVNNVTFIARTRLNLLTSFTGDDLLQVRLGGVAGTDPAFATYYFGGLSYGGDAGDFKGRMLLDFDKIQYSSTAFGPNFRYYVGPALDPRDIVDRNSFAGNDLTDFSSTFFTRNRLLLGVVGNTPGQNPILETSPGFGFDWQISPAVALRAVYNAGEGGLARSFGRGGVTGDLNQIVGELEIQPAPNLAVRLQYSRYTVPLFFVGIDPANAVIQPEDVPLVGNAATSVFAFNAEWAASPGLGLFARYATANTNLGDNGLLGGSGTAASSMWQLGAVFAGLGGPKNALGLAVGQPTHVFSATGSIDPSRALGSTSPAAGTATPLTADSGSETDVELFWRLAIDERLSVTPDLQFIFAPHSVAVNPLFINAALRAVFTF
- a CDS encoding di-heme oxidoredictase family protein; amino-acid sequence: MPKQNIAPPLAALLLLGTLAVAGHSLAGGLDYGDQPAIAPDIDTDQDKVDAGRYTFAQLFARGSSLFQAPFNRLDGHGDPRRAHLRPGSPFFRFRGLDSQSCLECHNNTGLSASLQSKADSDGGAGGFVATAFKLSGVSPGAASRGTFRNPPSSFGSGYIELLAREMSAELREERKRALAAAKATGRPQSVPLVAKGVFFGRLTARPNGQIDGRQVAGVDRDLTVRPFGWKGHSHSIRAMTLEAADFHFGMEPSEVAGRGVDNDGDGVKDELSAGNVSAIVLYVAFLRVPQQDTAELNEEAIARGERLFGTAGCATCHVPALPLADSLYKIEDPFYPDRGFARDLTDHRGNPSAAVPQLRRKKNGELVVPLFSDLKRHDLGPTLAEEIPTLSTGGEYIPGRQFRTPPLWGVGDTGPWLHDGRATTLSDAIAAHGGEATASRRRFIALSEADRRAIVEFLKSLRIPETTR